A single genomic interval of Mustela nigripes isolate SB6536 chromosome 7, MUSNIG.SB6536, whole genome shotgun sequence harbors:
- the PXMP4 gene encoding peroxisomal membrane protein 4, translated as MAVPRQMRALLHAVNALLRKRRYHAALAMLKGFRNGAVYGAKIRGPHALVMTFLFRSGSLQEKLRAILQATYTHSRSLACFVFTYKGLCALQARVQGETYQVHSFLAAFIGGLMVFGGNNNINSQINMYLLSRALFALCRLGVEKGYIPEPRWDPFPLFTGLLWGLVLWLFEYHQTTLQPSLQSSMTYLYQDSNVWHDISDFLLYNKSHPSK; from the exons ATGGCGGTCCCGCGGCAGATGCGAGCTCTGCTCCATGCGGTCAACGCACTGTTGCGCAAGCGCCGCTACCACGCTGCGTTGGCCATGCTTAAGGGCTTCCGGAACGGGGCAGT CTACGGAGCCAAAATCCGGGGCCCTCACGCGCTGGTCATGACCTTTCTCTTCCGGAGTGGCAG CCTCCAGGAGAAGCTGCGAGCCATTCTGCAAGCCACGTACACCCACTCCCGGAGCCTGGCCTGCTTTGTGTTCACCTATAAGGGCCTCTGCGCCCTGCAGGCCCGCGTGCAGGGCGAGACCTACCAGGTGCACTCGTTCCTGGCCGCCTTCATCGGGGGCTTGATGGTGTTTGGAGGTAACAATAACATCAACAGCCAG ATCAACATGTACCTGCTCTCACGAGCCCTGTTTGCCCTGTGCCGCCTGGGTGTGGAGAAGGGCTACATTCCTGAGCCCAGGTGGGACCCATTCCCGCTGTTCACCGGGCTGCTGTGGGGGCTGGTGCTGTGGCTCTTTGAGTACCACCAGACCACTCTACAGCCTTCCCTGCAGTCCTCCATGACCTACCTATACCAGGACAGCAATGTCTGGCATGACATCTCAGACTTCCTCCTCTACAACAAGAGCCACCCCTCGAAGTAA